A genomic region of Geothrix edaphica contains the following coding sequences:
- a CDS encoding glycosyltransferase, which translates to MPWTDAAAWTATALILAALGVLRRHWARLPSLASDPILPADPPAICLCIPVRNEALELPAALDSWLAQDYPALRILVVDDGSTDGSTEILRAREIARPDRLRVLRNDALPPGWLGKNHALDLAARQPEAQAAEWLLFADADVQATPALLRRAVALALAQPTDILALIPGVDAVGPAERVVLPLAASAFQLLVPPHQVPNPRHPAFCGVGGFTLVRREAYEAAGGHAAAPLEAIDDMMLARRMKQAGFVNRVARGGPDLHLRMYHGLGELVRAMRKNAAALPAWGLLPLLLPPVVLVMLAPLWLPCAGHPGLALLLWLLVPALAGDVQQRMTGRPMDLLWALWPLDGLVFAAGTAWAFADRLRGVNHWRGRDVKLR; encoded by the coding sequence ATGCCCTGGACCGACGCCGCCGCCTGGACCGCCACTGCCCTCATCCTGGCGGCCCTGGGAGTCCTCCGCCGCCACTGGGCGCGGCTGCCCTCGCTGGCATCGGATCCCATCCTGCCTGCGGATCCGCCTGCCATCTGCCTCTGCATCCCCGTGCGGAACGAGGCTCTGGAGCTGCCCGCCGCCCTGGATTCCTGGCTGGCCCAGGACTACCCCGCCCTGCGCATCCTCGTGGTGGATGACGGCTCCACGGATGGCAGCACGGAGATCCTGCGGGCGCGGGAAATCGCCCGGCCGGATCGCCTGCGGGTCCTCCGCAACGACGCTCTGCCCCCCGGCTGGCTGGGGAAGAACCACGCCCTGGACCTGGCCGCCCGCCAGCCCGAAGCGCAGGCGGCGGAATGGCTGCTCTTCGCGGATGCCGATGTGCAGGCCACGCCGGCCCTGCTGCGGCGGGCCGTGGCCCTCGCCCTGGCCCAGCCCACGGACATCCTGGCCCTGATTCCCGGGGTGGACGCCGTGGGCCCGGCGGAGCGGGTGGTGCTCCCCCTCGCGGCCTCGGCCTTCCAGCTGCTGGTGCCCCCGCACCAGGTGCCCAATCCCCGCCACCCGGCCTTCTGCGGCGTGGGGGGCTTCACCCTTGTGCGGCGGGAGGCCTACGAGGCCGCGGGCGGCCACGCCGCCGCCCCCCTGGAGGCCATCGACGACATGATGCTCGCCCGGCGGATGAAGCAGGCGGGCTTCGTGAACCGGGTGGCCCGCGGCGGCCCGGACCTGCACCTGCGGATGTACCACGGCCTGGGCGAGCTGGTCCGGGCCATGCGGAAGAACGCCGCCGCCCTGCCCGCCTGGGGGCTCCTCCCCCTGCTCCTCCCGCCCGTGGTCCTGGTGATGCTCGCCCCCCTCTGGCTGCCCTGCGCCGGCCACCCGGGCCTGGCCCTCCTCCTCTGGCTCCTGGTGCCGGCCCTGGCGGGGGATGTGCAGCAGCGCATGACCGGCCGGCCCATGGACCTGCTCTGGGCCCTCTGGCCCTTGGACGGGTTGGTCTTCGCGGCGGGCACCGCCTGGGCCTTCGCCGACCGCCTGCGGGGGGTGAACCACTGGCGGGGGCGGGACGTCAAGCTGCGCTAG
- a CDS encoding GNAT family N-acetyltransferase: MTELDHPPPMLRLRVPEDVGEIRNLMVRVYPPPHGPEAIWSAENLRRHLAAFPEGQMVVEAGEHLVGTATTQRVSLAAALAPHTWSGITGHGSLSTHDPAGEALYGVNIAVDPAWQGRGIGRLLYEARIDLARRLGCRAFVAGARIPGYHRHAAEMSPEAYVDAVAAGRIFDPTLSKQLLVGFQVRGVLRNYAHDVETMGHAALIVMDL; encoded by the coding sequence ATGACCGAGCTGGATCACCCGCCCCCCATGCTGCGCCTGCGGGTCCCCGAGGATGTGGGGGAGATCCGCAACCTGATGGTGCGGGTCTATCCCCCGCCCCACGGGCCCGAGGCCATCTGGTCCGCCGAGAACCTCCGCCGCCATCTGGCGGCCTTCCCCGAGGGGCAGATGGTGGTGGAGGCCGGAGAGCACCTGGTGGGCACCGCCACCACCCAGCGGGTCTCCCTGGCCGCGGCCCTGGCCCCCCACACCTGGTCGGGGATCACAGGCCACGGTTCCCTCTCCACCCACGATCCGGCCGGCGAGGCCCTCTACGGTGTGAACATCGCCGTGGATCCGGCCTGGCAGGGGCGGGGCATCGGGCGGCTGCTCTACGAGGCCCGCATCGACCTGGCCCGGCGGCTGGGCTGCCGGGCCTTCGTCGCCGGCGCCCGCATCCCCGGGTACCACCGCCACGCTGCGGAGATGAGCCCCGAGGCCTATGTGGACGCCGTGGCGGCGGGGCGGATCTTCGATCCCACCCTCTCCAAGCAGCTCCTGGTGGGCTTCCAGGTGCGGGGCGTGCTTCGGAATTACGCCCATGATGTCGAAACCATGGGGCACGCGGCCCTCATCGTCATGGACCTCTGA
- a CDS encoding chloride channel protein yields MADGPQRRGNLLEGPLALPTRLRSLRVLAQTRRLALAVLPLGASIGLVAALALTGIEWLEILLQGHGVRTWAMVVTPLIGLLLTGLWLQVSGLGEVSLPKDLAQARHHPLATFRLLPSLGKAAACALTIGFGGSAGVEGPARWLGAAVGAQFHQLFRRLARRFRWARRLLAQPGVIVMAGSAAALAAVFRAPIAGALLATEQEGDLSADRLAPSLAASASGFLAFIALRGTTPLLGTQHTYHLLAREVFWALPLGLTCAVAASFYRRLLRFGRHHLGRLPLAVRGGVAGLGLLLLALPGAWLWPGLPVTQGGGIELVSHLLHGGTPSSQAMAFLALKLVATSLTFAGGGVGGTWLPSVTMGAALGAAFEAWAGLGQPGLFVLVGTSAFTGAVHRSLLTPVVFLAETTGQAALVVPALVATVAAYQATPAE; encoded by the coding sequence ATGGCAGACGGACCCCAGCGCCGCGGGAACCTCCTGGAAGGCCCGCTCGCCCTTCCCACGCGGCTGCGCAGCCTCCGGGTGCTGGCCCAGACCCGGCGCCTGGCGCTGGCGGTCCTGCCCCTGGGCGCCAGCATCGGTCTCGTCGCGGCCCTGGCGCTGACCGGCATCGAATGGCTCGAGATCCTGCTCCAGGGGCACGGGGTCCGCACCTGGGCCATGGTGGTCACGCCCCTGATCGGCCTGCTGCTCACGGGCCTCTGGCTCCAGGTCTCGGGCCTGGGAGAGGTCTCGCTGCCGAAGGATCTGGCCCAGGCCCGCCATCATCCCCTGGCCACCTTCCGGCTCCTGCCCAGCCTGGGCAAGGCCGCGGCCTGCGCGCTCACCATCGGCTTCGGGGGCAGCGCCGGGGTGGAGGGCCCCGCCCGCTGGCTGGGCGCCGCCGTGGGCGCCCAGTTCCATCAGCTCTTCCGCCGCCTGGCGCGCCGCTTCCGCTGGGCCCGGCGCCTGCTGGCCCAGCCCGGTGTCATCGTCATGGCCGGCTCCGCGGCGGCCCTGGCCGCCGTCTTCCGCGCCCCGATCGCCGGCGCCCTGCTGGCCACGGAGCAGGAGGGCGACCTCAGCGCGGATCGCCTCGCCCCGTCGCTGGCGGCCTCGGCCTCGGGCTTCCTGGCCTTCATCGCCCTCCGCGGGACCACACCGCTCCTGGGCACCCAGCACACCTATCACCTGCTGGCCCGCGAGGTGTTCTGGGCATTGCCCCTGGGCCTGACGTGCGCCGTGGCCGCCTCCTTCTACCGGCGCCTGCTGCGGTTCGGGCGCCACCACCTCGGGCGCCTGCCCCTGGCGGTCCGCGGCGGCGTGGCGGGCCTGGGCCTCCTCCTCCTGGCCCTGCCCGGCGCCTGGCTCTGGCCCGGCCTGCCGGTCACGCAAGGCGGCGGCATCGAGCTGGTGTCCCACCTGCTGCACGGCGGCACGCCCTCGTCCCAGGCCATGGCCTTCCTGGCCTTGAAGCTGGTGGCCACCTCCCTCACCTTCGCCGGCGGTGGCGTGGGCGGCACCTGGCTGCCCTCCGTCACCATGGGCGCCGCCCTCGGGGCGGCCTTCGAAGCCTGGGCGGGCCTGGGCCAGCCGGGCCTCTTCGTCCTGGTGGGCACCAGCGCCTTCACAGGGGCCGTCCACCGCAGCCTGCTCACCCCCGTGGTCTTCCTGGCAGAAACCACCGGCCAGGCGGCCCTGGTGGTGCCGGCCCTGGTGGCCACCGTGGCCGCCTATCAGGCCACTCCAGCCGAATAG